A single genomic interval of Daucus carota subsp. sativus chromosome 1, DH1 v3.0, whole genome shotgun sequence harbors:
- the LOC108204332 gene encoding stress-response A/B barrel domain-containing protein HS1-like, producing the protein MENQSTEEKKGGKCGGDYKHLVLGKFTQETTQQEIDDLIKGYANLVSLVPPMISFRWGKDVSQENLNQGYTYIFESTFDSTEDIAEYVAHPAHVEYANKLLPKLEKVIIVDYKPVAVHP; encoded by the exons ATGGAAAACCAAAGTACAGAGGAGAAAAAGGGTGGGAAATGTGGAGGAGATTATAAACACTTGGTGCTAGGAAAGTTTACACAAGAAACAACTCAACAAGAGATAGATGATCTCATCAAGGGTTATGCCAATCTCGTCTCTCTCGTCCCTCCCATGATATCATTTCGCTG GGGCAAGGATGTGAGCCAGGAGAATTTGAACCAAGGTTATACCTATATCTTCGAGTCGACCTTTGACAGCACAGAAGATATTGCAGAATATGTAGCTCATCCTGCTCATGTCGAATATGCAAATAAATTACTCCCTAAATTGGAGAAAGTGATCATCGTCGATTACAAACCTGTTGCTGTTCATCCCTGA